From Daphnia magna isolate NIES linkage group LG2, ASM2063170v1.1, whole genome shotgun sequence:
TTGGGGTCTATTCCCATCCGTGGTAGTCCATTCGTCAAATACGTCCGACCAGGACCACCTGATCCCTCCAAAACTACTCTTGTTCGTCCGACATCTATGGTGGTATGCACTGCCAGATCCCCTCACCAGGTATTGCTAGAACCTCGCGATGAATATGGCAACTATTGCTCTTGGAATCATGATGCTCCGGAGCAGCAAAAAGCTCTAGACGCTTTCTCATGTGAAGCGTATTCGATAACCTCATCAGACGTCGTACGACCTCTTATTCAATGGCTCTGGGTTGAGTTAATGCATCGGCTCATCATCAATGTTACTTTCAACGAAGAAGGCATTTACGGAGTTCGCCTTAAGCTTGACGATAGTGTGATTAGTAAAGGAGAATTCAATATGATAGCGCTGTCGACGAGTGATACCATTCAAGTCGAGAAGGCTCTCGGAGCGAGGACCGCCACGTATGAAACGAAATTGCTGTCCATCAACGGAGAAAAATGGACCAAGAACAAGAAAGTCTTTTGTGCCATTTCACCAAAACAAATCGCCTTAAAAGAATATATTCTTGGAATCATTCCAAAACGATTGGCCACCTTTCGCTTATGCCCAGCAACGAAAGTATTGAATTATCATGTTTCGCTGAGTGACTGAAACTATTCACCCCTTTTTTCGTTAAGGTCACATTTCTTAAAAGTACCAATAAACAGGAGTTCCCTGTGCTGACTATTGAAGACGGGGCACAGTTTGTCGTGGAATTGTCTAGCAAAGAAGCTCATCTCATGGCTGCATCTTTTGCCCATTATCTGTTGAAAAATATTGGTCAacctgccttttttttactttggaTGTGGAACTGGATTTTTTCAATATAATTTCTCCTTTGCAGGTGGTTCGGAAACTTTCACTGACAAGCAAGGTTTCTTCTATCAAGAAATTCGAAAATTTCACCAGAAGAAGCCCCACGAGAAGTTGCTTCTCCGCGTCGAAAGAGACAAGATCTTGGAATCGGTGCGTTGTTTTCATTTGGGTTTGAATCCCATTGTTGATACATGTAGTTTAATTCACACCGTGAGCAATTTGGTTTCCTAATTAAAACTCTTTTGCAGTCGATGAAACTGACCAAGTCATTCAGTATAACTGACTGGTGCAGAAACTTTGAAATTAGTTTCATCGGTGAACAAGGTAAAAATGTTATAcaattttcgtttcattttttcctttatccTTTTCGTTCCTCCCACTAGGACTTGACTGGGGAGGACTACGTCGTGAATGGATCGAACTGTTGTGTGTTTCCATTTTCGATCGAAGACAGAGCGGTATGTTTACAAGTTTTTCTGACGATGGCCAGGCCTTAGTTCACCCCAATCCAACGATACCCACGTCTTGTAAGCTAAAGCACTACGAGTTTGCCGGCAAACTGGTCGGTAAATGCCTCTATGAGTCGTCTCTGGTAATGTCAAACATAAATCATCAACGTAGCTAGATCTATACTTATTATAAAACTATTTTTGATGAAGGGAGCGACGTATCGCCAGCTTATTAAAGCGCGTTTTACCCGATCGTTTCTTGCCCAATTGATAGGCCTTCGCATAAATTACAAATATTTCGAGCATGACGATCCGCCTTTGTTCCTATCGAAAATTAAGTACATCGAAGAGAACGACGTTTCGGATATGGAACTTGTATTCGCCGAAGAAGAGTATGACGAACAAGGGAAACTATTGAGGGTACCTGGCCTTTTTACCCAATGATATTTGGATTTTCGTCCGGCCTCTTTCGTTAAGAATTTCTCTTCTATAGACCGTGGAGTTGATCCCAGGTGGCGCAAGGATACCCGTAGACAACGCCAACAAACATCGATATCTTGATGCTCTAGCTCAGCATCGGTTAGTAAATTCCGTCAGAGATCAAGTAGATGCTTTTACCCGGGGGTTGGCTGAACTGGTGCCGGATAACCTCCTCAGCATCTTTGATGAAAACGAACTTGAGGTACTGCCAAATCGCAACCGTTTACATCACTGGATGTTCATTGTGTGTCATTGTGTGCTGCTCGTTAGCTGCTAGTCTGCGGCACAAGTGACTATAGCGTTGCCGAAATGAAGGCTCACCATGCAGCCATTGGTTCTTCCCCGGAATTCCAGAAAGTCCTTTGTTGGTTTTGGACGGCGGTCACCAATTTTGGTACGGAGGAAATGTCACGATTACTTCAATTCACCACGGGATCTTCGCAGCTACCTCCTGGTGGTTTGGCAGAACTCTCACCCAAACTTCAAATCGCAGCTTCGCCTTGTTTTGGTACTCTTCCTACTGCTCACACTTGGTAACATTCCATTTACCTAATAATTCTCAAGTTATATGTGACTCACACCTTTTTTATCTAATAATTTAGTTTCAATCAGCTATGTCTGCCTGACTACGAAAACTACGAACAATTCGAAAAAGCATTGTTGATAGCTATAAACGAAGGCAGCGAAGGATTCGGTTTAGTTTGATTTTATATTTGTTAAACGTCCAGTTAGTCGAGCTACTCGGTTCTCGTTCTCATTTTGTTATTCAGTTTTCGTCCGAAGCAGTGTGTACTTACATTAACCAATAATTTCAATCCATCTACAGAGTATTTCTGCGTATATACTGGTTACCTTCATTTAGTTGTGAGGCATCAGTTAAATTGTTGTCATTGGTCTAATAATTGGGTTGATTTATGACATTTTTTCTAACCATGCACAGTTAAATCCCCACCTTATAGCAACTCATTCCCATGCCCAGCATACTGTACTATACTGTTATGGTTGAAAGAAATTTACCATCAATACACAAATTCTCCATTTATTTATCTTTCAATTAACCACTCTCTCTGCTGTTTTTGGGCAAAACTATAACGAAATCAggttttctttaattcttgGAATCGAGTTCTTGCGCTACGCTTAGtggcaataaaaaataaaggagattaattaattaaattacCGAAACATTGCAAACAGGGCAGACATTTTTCAATTGCAATAATAAAAGACCATAATCAACCGGTACCGAGAACCGATTTTCAATATGATCGGCGTCCACCTGATGTGCTGTTATTCCCATCGACATGAATTTCAACACCGTGCGAGACGCTAGGCACTGACGGGGCAGCTTCGCAACTTGACCATTCCGGCTGAGAGCAAACATCAAAAACTGAGATCAGAATCAAAGCCAAGAGAACGCCGATTCCACCACTGGCCAATAGGACCGGACCGGCAATGTCACAACGCAGGTTATAAGACTCGGCCTTTTGTAACAATGAaatgtaaaattaaaatgcaaATCGAGATGGTATCCACGTAACAGCTAAGTACCACTGAAGTAAAGCCGTCTCTCTTTTCGTAGCCGTAGGACAGTCCCGTCATGGTACCACCGAGCGCTAAACCGAAACAACCAAAAATGAGAAGGAAAGCCGCCGTGATCCCATGATCGAAAGATACGGAACGTTTTGGCAATAAATTTCCGCTGCTCTGTTGGCGTTTCACCATTTTAGTGGTTTCAAATCGGAGTTTGATCGATGAGCTACGTGgaaggagaaaaataaattgatgAAAAGACAACCATCTGTGTTAGTGAAACCATACCTTAATGCAGATTCACGGAGGACAAAGAGTTTTGATTGACCGATGCAGATGTCCAAACTGTACTGGCGGACTTAACACAAAATCGAGTTGCACACGTTGCACTGTCCGGTTTTCTTGACGAAGGGGGCGACTGTGACGAGGTACGTTGTCGTACAAGTGCAAATGGAATAATCACGCTGAAAATGCAGGCGTTACAGAGAACGAGAAGGGACGGAGATAATTGGCTTATGCGTCTATTGCAGCTCACCAAATTGTCGTAGTTGTTGGGAATCTAACGGATGGGGCACTCCTTTCAGTGACCCATGGGCACGAAGAAATAAGACGCTGTCACTAGGTTAACCCAATATATATCTCATTTTCTGCGATCGCCCATAGCATCACCTACACAGCAATGTCAATAGAAACATGATGTAAACTCACATAAAATCCAATCTACAGTATATACACACCTCAAGAAGTTTGTTGTTTTCGAATGCATCGCATGTTCAAGACCTTGGTGCTATTTATCTTGCATTTTACTCACCTTTCCAACCGTTGCATCTAGAGCATATTGATCCAGCATCCGAATTCAATAGAGACCATGCGGTATAGCACAAACCGAAAAAGTCCGCTCTTCATTTCGCCTACATAACACGAATTTTAAACGAAGAATACATGCATTTAACTATTTGTCGGCGATGTTCTCTAACTTCCAAATGC
This genomic window contains:
- the LOC116915511 gene encoding uncharacterized protein LOC116915511 → MVKRQQSSGNLLPKRSVSFDHGITAAFLLIFGCFGLALGGTMTGLSYGYEKRDGFTSVAESYNLRCDIAGPVLLASGGIGVLLALILISVFDVCSQPEWSSCEAAPSVPSVSHGVEIHVDGNNSTSGGRRSY
- the LOC116915364 gene encoding apoptosis-resistant E3 ubiquitin protein ligase 1 — its product is MPLDYRCIGWWILVAYIVAVIVYFGANKNTRNNLDNLFFKCSENQGTNKEETNVLCMWLQDSKLLDLVGRLPELGVKNLEDVYKLEDLKIQTLLGPDDAKRWLLARSTLPDDIQKLPVLKEKVLIGSAHQAAWKWVKEVAVVLLILWGVSRLAISCGWTRAFCPVSLNCTFFHGIIDFFIDADIRQTFLQWLSGNRALAKSARIVFYWDEPLMVGSTVSFTVEFFQRWSRRPYPVSDADSIRINIRQGANKIAAAVQIGGSLETDANLVRATFTVRRAGQYHIDVNLGSIPIRGSPFVKYVRPGPPDPSKTTLVRPTSMVVCTARSPHQVLLEPRDEYGNYCSWNHDAPEQQKALDAFSCEAYSITSSDVVRPLIQWLWVELMHRLIINVTFNEEGIYGVRLKLDDSVISKGEFNMIALSTSDTIQVEKALGARTATYETKLLSINGEKWTKNKKVFCAISPKQIALKEYILGIIPKRLATFRLCPATKVTFLKSTNKQEFPVLTIEDGAQFVVELSSKEAHLMAASFAHYLLKNIGGSETFTDKQGFFYQEIRKFHQKKPHEKLLLRVERDKILESSMKLTKSFSITDWCRNFEISFIGEQGLDWGGLRREWIELLCVSIFDRRQSGMFTSFSDDGQALVHPNPTIPTSCKLKHYEFAGKLVGKCLYESSLGATYRQLIKARFTRSFLAQLIGLRINYKYFEHDDPPLFLSKIKYIEENDVSDMELVFAEEEYDEQGKLLRTVELIPGGARIPVDNANKHRYLDALAQHRLVNSVRDQVDAFTRGLAELVPDNLLSIFDENELELLVCGTSDYSVAEMKAHHAAIGSSPEFQKVLCWFWTAVTNFGTEEMSRLLQFTTGSSQLPPGGLAELSPKLQIAASPCFGTLPTAHTCFNQLCLPDYENYEQFEKALLIAINEGSEGFGLV